In one window of Gossypium hirsutum isolate 1008001.06 chromosome A01, Gossypium_hirsutum_v2.1, whole genome shotgun sequence DNA:
- the LOC107917828 gene encoding probable WRKY transcription factor 20 isoform X1: MEEQILASSSSSSSSSSAVAAATMQHDLSGSAGSGGARYKLVAPAKLPISRSACITIPPGLSPSSFLESPVLLSDVKAEPSPTTGSLIKPQAVHASVACSTYSATTACSNAFDERNPSTFEFRPHPRSNMAPADLDPQRSEQSRQIQIQYQTISFNSSASVKSEMAGSSNVLSLSVPVHTATSMASAHAEVDAEELNQIGNPNGGMPSGQSDHRGVGPVSSEDGYNWRKYGQKHVKGCEFPRSYYKCTHPNCEVKKLFERSHDGQITEIIYKGTHDHPKPQPSRRYSSGNIMSGQEERSDKVSSLNGRDDKSYCGYGQMAHSIEPNSTADISPVTANDDNLDEVEDDDPFSKRRKMDGGIDITPVVKPIREPRVVVQTVSEVDILDDGYRWRKYGQKVVRGNPNPRSYYKCTNAGCPVRKHVERASHDPKAVITTYEGKHNHDVPTAKTGSHDTAGPVAMCGPSRVRSEENDAISLDLGVGISSVPEHASNEQQQLDSELVQSRPQAGGSSFKFVQPTMMAYYGALNGSMNQYVSRENPSEGRGVEITPLNHSYAFPQSMGRILTGP, encoded by the exons ATGGAGGAGCAAATATTagcatcttcttcttcttcatcatcttcttcttcggCTGTTGCTGCGGCTACTATGCAGCACGATCTATCGGGTTCGGCTGGTTCTGGTGGAGCTCGGTACAAGCTTGTGGCTCCAGCTAAGCTACCCATCTCAAGGTCGGCTTGTATTACGATTCCACCTGGGCTTAGTCCTTCTTCTTTCTTGGAGTCTCCAGTTCTTCTTTCTGACGTTAAG GCGGAGCCTTCACCGACTACTGGTTCTCTTATCAAGCCTCAAGCAGTACACGCCTCTGTTGCTTGTAGTACATATTCAGCAACCACTGCGTGTTCTAATGCTTTTGACGAAAGAAATCCAAGCACCTTTGAGTTTAGACCTCATCCTAGATCAAATATG GCTCCTGCAGATTTAGACCCGCAGAGAAGTGAGCAATCTCGGCAGATCCAAATTCAATATCAGACCATATCATTCAATTCATCAGCTTCAGTTAAGAGTGAGATGGCAGGCTCCTCGAATGTATTGAGCCTTTCCGTACCTGTTCATACAGCTACTTCTATGGCTAGCGCTCATGCTGAAGTCGATGCAGAGGAATTAAACCAGATAGGTAACCCAAATGGTGGGATGCCATCTGGGCAGTCTGATCATAGAGGAGTTGGGCCTGTGTCATCTGAAGATGGATACAACTGGAGAAAGTATGGACAGAAACATGTGAAAGGATGTGAATTTCCACGCAGTTATTACAAATGTACACATCCTAATTGTGAAGTGAAAAAGCTGTTTGAGCGATCTCATGATGGACAGATTACTGAGATAATATACAAAGGTACACATGATCATCCTAAACCTCAGCCTAGCCGCCGATATTCTTCTGGTAATATCATGTCTGGCCAAGAAGAAAGATCTGACAAGGTCTCATCTTTGAATGGTAGAGATG ACAAGTCATATTGCGGTTATGGCCAGATGGCTCATAGTATTGAGCCAAATAGTACTGCAGATATATCTCCTGTCACAGCTAATGATGATAATTTAGatgaggttgaagatgatgatccATTCTCGAAACGGAG GAAGATGGATGGTGGGATTGATATCACTCCTGTGGTGAAGCCAATCCGGGAACCACGTGTTGTTGTTCAGACTGTGAGTGAAGTTGATATACTGGATGATGGGTATCGTTGGCGCAAATATGGGCAAAAAGTAGTGAGAGGAAATCCTAATCCTCG GAGTTATTATAAGTGCACAAATGCCGGTTGTCCTGTTAGAAAACACGTTGAGAGGGCATCTCATGATCCGAAAGCCGTTATAACCACATACGAGGGAAAACACAATCACGATGTGCCAACTGCAAAAACTGGTAGTCATGATACAGCAGGACCAGTAGCAATGTGTGGGCCATCAAGGGTTAGATCAGAAGAAAATGATGCCATTAGCCTTGATCTTGGTGTTGGTATTAGTTCCGTTCCCGAACATGCTTCAAATGAGCAACAACAATTGGATTCTGAACTGGTCCAAAGCCGCCCACAGGCTGGTGGTTCAAGTTTCAAATTTGTTCAACCAACTATGATGGCATATTACGGTGCTCTAAATGGCAGCATGAATCAGTATGTTTCTAGAGAAAATCCGAGCGAAGGCCGTGGTGTTGAAATTACACCCCTAAATCACTCTTATGCATTTCCACAGAGCATGGGAAGAATACTAACCGGTCCGTAA
- the LOC107917828 gene encoding probable WRKY transcription factor 20 (The RefSeq protein has 1 substitution compared to this genomic sequence), giving the protein MEEQILASSSSSSSSSSAVAAATMQHDLSGSAGSGGARYKLVAPAKLPISRSACITIPPGLSPSSFLESPVLLSDVKAEPSPTTGSLIKPQAVHASVACSTYSATTACSNAFDERNPSTFEFRPHPRSNMAPADLDPQRSEQSRQIQIQYQTISFNSSASVKSEMAGSSNVLSLSVPVHTATSMASAHAEVDAEELNQIGNPNGGMPSGQSDHRGVGPVSSEDGYNWRKYGQKHVKGCEFPRSYYKCTHPNCEVKKLFERSHDGQITEIIYKGTHDHPKPQPSRRYSSGNIMSGQEERSDKVSSLNGRDDKSYCGYGQMAHSIEPNSTADISPVTANDDNLDEVEDDDPFSKRRKMDGGIDITPVVKPIREPRVVVQTVSEVDIMDDGYRWRKYGQKVVRGNPNPRSYYKCTNAGCPVRKHVERASHDPKAVITTYEGKHNHDVPTAKTGSHDTAGPVAMCGPSRVRSEENDAISLDLGVGISSVPEHASNEQQQLDSELVQSRPQAGGSSFKFVQPTMMAYYGALNGSMNQYVSRENPSEGRGVEITPLNHSYAFPQSMGRILTGP; this is encoded by the exons ATGGAGGAGCAAATATTagcatcttcttcttcttcatcatcttcttcttcggCTGTTGCTGCGGCTACTATGCAGCACGATCTATCGGGTTCGGCTGGTTCTGGTGGAGCTCGGTACAAGCTTGTGGCTCCAGCTAAGCTACCCATCTCAAGGTCGGCTTGTATTACGATTCCACCTGGGCTTAGTCCTTCTTCTTTCTTGGAGTCTCCAGTTCTTCTTTCTGACGTTAAG GCGGAGCCTTCACCGACTACTGGTTCTCTTATCAAGCCTCAAGCAGTACACGCCTCTGTTGCTTGTAGTACATATTCAGCAACCACTGCGTGTTCTAATGCTTTTGACGAAAGAAATCCAAGCACCTTTGAGTTTAGACCTCATCCTAGATCAAATATG GCTCCTGCAGATTTAGACCCGCAGAGAAGTGAGCAATCTCGGCAGATCCAAATTCAATATCAGACCATATCATTCAATTCATCAGCTTCAGTTAAGAGTGAGATGGCAGGCTCCTCGAATGTATTGAGCCTTTCCGTACCTGTTCATACAGCTACTTCTATGGCTAGCGCTCATGCTGAAGTCGATGCAGAGGAATTAAACCAGATAGGTAACCCAAATGGTGGGATGCCATCTGGGCAGTCTGATCATAGAGGAGTTGGGCCTGTGTCATCTGAAGATGGATACAACTGGAGAAAGTATGGACAGAAACATGTGAAAGGATGTGAATTTCCACGCAGTTATTACAAATGTACACATCCTAATTGTGAAGTGAAAAAGCTGTTTGAGCGATCTCATGATGGACAGATTACTGAGATAATATACAAAGGTACACATGATCATCCTAAACCTCAGCCTAGCCGCCGATATTCTTCTGGTAATATCATGTCTGGCCAAGAAGAAAGATCTGACAAGGTCTCATCTTTGAATGGTAGAGATG ACAAGTCATATTGCGGTTATGGCCAGATGGCTCATAGTATTGAGCCAAATAGTACTGCAGATATATCTCCTGTCACAGCTAATGATGATAATTTAGatgaggttgaagatgatgatccATTCTCGAAACGGAG GAAGATGGATGGTGGGATTGATATCACTCCTGTGGTGAAGCCAATCCGGGAACCACGTGTTGTTGTTCAGACTGTGAGTGAAGTTGATATACTGGATGATGGGTATCGTTGGCGCAAATATGGGCAAAAAGTAGTGAGAGGAAATCCTAATCCTCG GAGTTATTATAAGTGCACAAATGCCGGTTGTCCTGTTAGAAAACACGTTGAGAGGGCATCTCATGATCCGAAAGCCGTTATAACCACATACGAGGGAAAACACAATCACGATGTGCCAACTGCAAAAACTGGTAGTCATGATACAGCAGGACCAGTAGCAATGTGTGGGCCATCAAGGGTTAGATCAGAAGAAAATGATGCCATTAGCCTTGATCTTGGTGTTGGTATTAGTTCCGTTCCCGAACATGCTTCAAATGAGCAACAACAATTGGATTCTGAACTGGTCCAAAGCCGCCCACAGGCTGGTGGTTCAAGTTTCAAATTTGTTCAACCAACTATGATGGCATATTACGGTGCTCTAAATGGCAGCATGAATCAGTATGTTTCTAGAGAAAATCCGAGCGAAGGCCGTGGTGTTGAAATTACACCCCTAAATCACTCTTATGCATTTCCACAGAGCATGGGAAGAATACTAACCGGTCCGTAA